In Helicoverpa zea isolate HzStark_Cry1AcR chromosome 3, ilHelZeax1.1, whole genome shotgun sequence, the sequence taaaattattttttttcctatttttaacccttacctactaccacccccaccatggaaacagtcagattaatatacgtatgttttcaaaatgacgtaggacgtgcatgctattaatatctgacgcgctcgagtatgtccatgcaactgtttttttttacatgtttgaaagtttatagccgctccacccaccgatgaaagtgtgtgtatgtcaggacatttttttcttcttatcatctaagcttcgcaatctaataggtctcattgacgctcgagtcactcccgaTTTAGCACTCTCGCCTCCCCTACtattatgttatgtgttactaacattttgttgttgtttttgtatatgtaaatgtatttctgtttgtttcagtgtcgtcctactaacacattaagttacacaagatcggccacagcaccatcttaaatcaatatatatatatatttttttatttatttttttaattgtaagcacttcttgcttctcatttcacttgtcattggcagaatcgtcgaagttgacatcgacacggattgccatatacaaaaatagaatagaaagttaggagtatcgaatgttttgatcagttgacagctgtcagttttcaagggagaatttcagttgtttgtaataactgacttttatatggtgttctaaattttgcacatttttattccatttactttgtttgaaaattttttatttttatttttaggtatttttcttttatctttgtgttaatcgacatatattaaccagtatattaacgcatttcatttagggctgatttttcaatcatcagttaacttctatctgaggaataaatatggcgggttgacatattttccatacaaaaactGTCAActcgttaaaaatattcttcagataaaagttatctggcgattgaaaaatcagcccttaatgtgattatgaacgacacacccaaTATAAGTGATAAATACCAaagatatacaaaaataaagcactggtactcagctgaatccggttagactggaagtcgaccccaacatagttgggaaaaggctcggaggaggatgaccaaagatataaaaaataaataaataaatagtcaataaacggaaaataaagatagaaaaataacaatacagcgATTAAGTAGTGATCCTTgaccatttttaaaaaaacTGCAGTCGACTGCGCTCGCCTTATTGCCCCTggcagtgcattccacagacgagtgcacatacatacaaacctGCATATAGAAAGACCTCGCTAATCGCACCTCAATATTTATCTAGTGAAAACTGGTAAAAACTAGATACTATTTTTATAGGGTCAATCAATCCCAGCGGAGCCGACGCTAGTGAACATGTCCCGCTCGGAGCTGTCGTTCGCGCTGCTGGTGGAGGAGGCGCTGGTACGCGTGGCGTCGCCGGCGCGGCGCCAGCTGTGCGTGGAGCTGCTGTGCGTGCTCGCCACCATCCTGCGCCGCAACCCCGAGCTCTATCTGCAGCAGCCGCTCTATATCGACCGACTGGTGGACGATGCTGAGATCACTTTCGCGAAGGTATGTTTGTCAattgaagggtgggcgtttggGGGtcgttttttgtaaaaaaaaattgacgtaCGAaatgtgctgttttgcagccaagtttgaataaattatttttgattttgattgattgatttgttaCCGCTTTGTTCGTTTACAACCTTGATTATAAACTCGTGACAGCAGTACATACTCTGCCACGTCTATTCCGCATGTGAGGCAAAAATTCATCAAAGAtgtaaagaagatggatcaaaattgccccacgtcctataacaatgtgacgtatctcaaaaaaaagataaaaatgtttaaaaaaatatggcatactctctaattcattttttttacaccttcatacgaaaaaaatgctttaaaaattgttcaggcgctgttatgaaaacgtcgttcatagaactattaatggactattttattaaattgtttttttgtttgatagagtatacctcacaggtggtcccataatcatcaggtcaggatctgatgatggaaaccctgagaaattcaaggcaacttttgaaagttgtaggcatgcgcagaataaaaacttgactataaggtgtatgtcttataacaatatgcaacaatgaagatttggagctgacctgatgatggaaacgaaagaaggtcgagggaactcgacaactgaatatgtgaactacctcgtgtttgggcttgtattatttgtattgaatagacctttgcaacagtgaaggtttggagctgatctgatgatggagaccagagaagggcgagggaactcgacaactgaatatgtgtcaaaggtctattcaatacaaataatacaagcccaaacacgaggtagtttacatattcagttgtcgagttccctcgaccttctttcgtctccatcatcaggttagctccgaatcttcactgttgcatagtgttataagacatacatcttatagtcaagtatttatcctgcgcatgcctacaactttcaaaagttgccctgaatttctcagggtttccatcatcagatcctaacctgatgattatgggaccacctgtgaggtataccctatcaaacaaaaaaataatttaataaaatagtccattcatagtactatgaacgatgttttcatagcAGCgcttgaacaatttttaaagcatttttttcgtatgaaggtgtaaaaaaaaattaattagagagtatgccatatttttttaaacatttttatcttttttttgagatacgtcacattgttataggacgtggggcaattttgtatggattgtgatccgtcttctttagcGGGGGTTtattggtaggtaggtattaggaGATCAAATGGGGTAAAAGTTCTTTCCTGATTCGATTGAGATCGGTATGATGTTACATTGAAAGCTATAGTCCAACATATAGCATAAAGTTTACCATGGTGTTTGGTGTGACAGGATAGCGGTGTAGCGGACAGCGCGGCGCTGAGCTCGGCGGCGCCGGGCGTGTCGGTGGGCTACCTGGCGCGAGCCGTCGTCAACAGCGTGCTGCagggcgccgccgccgcgcaccTCGAGCCCGCCGCGCAGCCCGACTGCCTCGTCTCCTGACTGCCCCGACATACGCCACTACTCTTACTTTTTCCCACTCGCACTGTATGACTCAAATACTATGGCGCATGCCCATCAAATGACTTCATACCCACAAAATTATTCGACGATAGCTGTAGTGTTTTGTTCGTACATTTCGAATGTCGGGAAGTCACTCGAAACCATTTTCGGAGCGGCAGTTATTTGACAATGTTTCATCGCAACTCAGGTTCGCTCCAGTTCTGTGGACAGGTTGAGAGTTAAAACGCCAAAAGGCGATAGAAGACAATGTCGATCTAATCTTTTGAAGGCTAGGACGTTAATAGTGGATCCGCATCGTCATTCATACAAAGTAAACGCTCCCGACTGCCACCGTGTTTGTCAAGTTATTctcaatattgtattaaaattgtcTTGGTGAATGGTGACAATATTACAGCCATGTTGTTAGATTTAAGCTTTAAtatgtttagtgatatttagcTTAAGATTGTTAAAAGATGAAAATCGCGCATCAatgttaaaaagttttgttacaGAATTGTACAGGGTCTTGTTTGATAAGATAAAAAACTTCCTTTTTGTTGACTGTACATTCTCAAGAAGAAAAAgagttcattatttttatattcactttttttattgactattaaaatacatatcttCAAAAGACATTGCAATGCATTCCTTGGTAACGTGTTCGGTCACGGTAAAATTGTTACTTTTGCGGTGATTCGCCGCTGtttatttaacacaaaataatgaTTGTTAAAACGAATGCAACCTTTTTACAAAGCAATTTAGATTTAACACTCATGTTATGCCATGTTCGATTTGTTTATGTATTAGGATGCGCCACATAACATTGGATACGGATAATGAGTCGAATGTACTTACATAGCCAGCGTTGTCGTACATGGATgctcatttataaaaatagaaatataacGCAATATAAATTTAATCTTGTATCCAATGTATTCGTTTAGATAcagcatgttttatttatttacatattaaataattatttaccaaaAAGCAAGCAATCATGATCTTGACaacctataaaaataaactattttatgaGATAaagttatgttatttttatttaattaaaatgaatataaatgttGTTGATTTGCCTTTATGAGTTCTGAGTCAGTGTAGAATTGTAAAGGTGAATGGCCTTCGATACTTGGTGGTAACGTGTTATGTACAGTCAGTAGCAAAACGCCATTGTAACTTAACTATGTATTACAGAATGTcagaatactaaaataaaaaatgcaaatcaGCAACTTTTGTTATTGATGTCCcagttattttgttatattttaattatgtttgtgGACCTAGCTGCTgaccatacaaaaataaaagacgTACAATATTCTACACTTAGgatgtttattatataaaaaacaatcACATGTATTCACAGGTAACGAAATATCCCTCACACAACAAAACAAGACTTTGTTCATACTGTAGCACTCATTTcactacttaaataaattaaattggcaGTATAGCTACTATAGTccattgtatattttattatttggtgATTGTTTTAGTATTTTCCTTAGAGctgaaacaaaataagaaaagaTTAGACATGAAGAAATATTAGAGCATGATAGTAGTTTagttatgtttgtatgtactttctaagtatatcttagacaccaatgactgtgtttcggatggcacgttaaactgtaggtcccggctgtcattgaacatccttggcagtcgttacgggtagtcagaagccagtaagtctgacaccagtctaaccaaggggtatcgggttgcccgggtaactgggttgaggaggtcagataggcagtcgcttcttgtaaagcactggtactcagctgaatccggttagactggaagccgaccccaacatagttgggaaaaggctcggaggatgatgatagtaGTTTAGTTATGATTGTCAATAATTTTGAATACCTTCTTTTTCATCATCTGTGAAGTCTTGTTTTGGGAAGTCAATGTCAAAGGTGATGTAGAGATTTCCATGAAGGTTGTTGTTTTCGAAATTAGGCATGCCTTCACCCTTCTTGCGGACACGGGCTCCTGACCACGTTACTTTATCACGGGATACTGTCACTTTGTGACCATCCAAGTGAACCAATTCCATTGTAAAACCAGTAAGTGCATCCTGCAAtcataaatatcatttttaGAAGTAATTAATGAATAAGATACTATTCTACATCTTACCATTTCATGTATTgttattgaaatgaaaaactgaATCAAACCTAATACTGTATACAGTACTACGTAAGTGAAACTATTGTAATCACTAGGCAAAATTCAAGATAAGAATTTAATCTGCACATGAAACTAGAGTAACCAAACTATAaagttatataatattttaaaggtagTTTCACTTGCAGTTCAATTAAATAGAGTATTAAAAGGTTGTATTAAAGCTTACTTTAAAAGGACTTTTCAGGATTTTCAACATGAATATGAACAAAATTATGGATAATACAGCTGACAATTGATGAGGGAGATAAACAGACCAACAAGACAATTACCTGTAGACTTATAGTGACATTGGTGTAGAGATCATCTCCCTTGCGCGTGTACTGTGGGTGCCTCTCTGTTGAGAACACAAATATGAGATCACCAGGCTCTCCGTCCATGTGTGGTTCACCCTCACCTCGTAACCTGGACTTATGACCATCTGGTGCACCTACTTCTACCTGGAAACATAACATGAATTCTATAACTCGGCTAGCAAAGACAGGATTGATAAATGCAGTCTTTGTAATATTATGATTAGCCTAGTCTACAAATGTTGCTCTATCAACACCTGGATTAGTTTATCAATATAGATTGTAAATTAAGCTTTTTTCCTATCAatatttggatattttttgAACACTGTGTTAAAAGTATTAGTTACTTTATCAGTATTTATGAAGAGTAAGCTTATGTTAGCTTGTGCACACTCATTTGGTTTTTCACACAAACTTTACCCTCTaactaagaaaattaatttcatttatttttcacatcACGCTTGAATGAGACATCTATGTATAAAACTAGTAGTAAATATAAAAGCTTACCTCTATCTCTAGTAGCCTCTCTTCATTCACCAATTTCACATTAGGACATTCATCACATACAGTTTGTTGCATCATCTGGAAGCGGCCAGGACCAAGATTCCTGGTGACCATCTCCTGTCTGCAGTTACATTTACGTGTCCCTGACGCTGGTTTTATGACAGGCTTATTTCTGGTTATCTACAAGTAAAAAATAAGATACAATTGATATTTATGGATCAATAgcattgaaatatatttaggCATTAAAACGTATAAGTAGGATATCGATACTATACCTCAATGAAATTTCCATTATATAGTTCTTCCAGGGTGACAGTGATATCCATGACGATATCCGCCCCTCGTGGTGTTTCGTGTTGTTGTGGCTCACCACCAAAGTGGAAACCAAAATCTCCAAAGAAACTGGCAAAAGGATCATTGTTATTCATCATGCCATCTTTCTTCAGGCAATCCTCACCGCAACGGTCATATAGCTCACGCTTTTCAGGGTCCGAAAGAGCCTCGTACGCTGCACCGAGATCTTGGAACTTTTGTGAAGCGTCGGGATCATCTTGATTTTTGTCTGGATGCAGAGCTTTTGCTAATTTTCTGTAAGCTTTTTTGATTTCATTCGTGGTTGCAGACCGAGATACACCAAGGATTTGATAAAAGTCCCGACCGGCCAACGTCAGTACTAACGCAGACGTTAGATAAATTAAACATATATAAGCAGTGTTACTTTGCATTTTGTTAACTTTACACCTAGAATCTAATTTAGAAGCTAAAATAGCTTATAATTCAAGTAAAAATCTGGAATGCTATATTCCTCAACACATTTCGCCTTTTGACTTGACAACAGCAGCAGTTTGACAAAAAGCACGACGAAGACAATTCGTCCACTAGTGATTGGTCCGAATCTTCGCAGTGAGACAAGGACGTAAGCATTGTAAGAATTAAACCAAATGTATCTCTATTCCTTTGAAGTAAAGTCGAAAATAgcacataaattaaattaaatattatccaATCATCTGAAGACTCGTAACCTCAATGTTACTAGACCAAAATAAACTGTTCTTAGGGTGCTTTACATTCGCAGATTTTATAAAGAtatctctaggcggctggttgatacttttcgtgaccaaagggctagTTTTCGGACAAACGATTAGCATGGTAATCCTACGAGGTAAGCTGCTTCTTTTTAGTTGTAGGTTTTTACTggaatagtttttaatatatgttattatggtaaataaataaaatagattgatgtaaaaaatatcgttttaaGGTTCGCCCACAGACTATCGGGCGtgaccattgacatataaccaTCATATAactataattctaagctcgatgggcGTGACTCTATTGTTATATCTACGACATCTGTGGTTTGTTCGCATTTTTGAAAAGTCATTGCGCTTGTTTATGGTatgacaaacaattttttgacaGTGACGTGCGCTTACAACAACGATTTGCTTGCAGAAATACAATTCGGTTTATAACCAACATAAATACTAAACTTTCATTTATCAGTAAAAGAACGAAGATATGGCTTCCATCCTTGTACCAGAAGTCCCAGCTCCAGGATTCTCATTTGAGAACTGCCAACGGTAACTATGTTTCCTTTTCTCTTTCAGCTTGTTAATGTAGATATTGAATCGGAATTGAGTCTCAAGTTATTCTTCCTTTTTTAACAGAAATGCATTCTTGGCCAACAAAGGATTCCCGGCCCCTACAGCGACTAAAACCGGTACCACCATCGTGGGTATTATCTTCGCCGATGGTGTAATTCTCGGGGCTGACACAAGGGCTACTGAAAATACTGTTGTATCTGACAAAAACTGccaaaaaatacattacttGGCAGGCAATATGTATTGTTGTGGTGCCGGCACTGCTGCTGATACCGAGATGACTACACAAACTGTCGCATCGCAATTAGAGTTGCAGAGACTGCATACAGGGCGCACAGTCCCCGTGGAGACGGCGGCGACTTTATTGAAGCGTATGCTGTTCCGTTACCAAGGTTACATTGGTGCTGCTTTAGTTCTTGGTGGTGTTGATAGAACTGGTCCTCATATCTACTGCATTTACCCTCATGGATCGGTTGATAAATTACCATATGCAACTATGGGTAAGTatcaactttttatttatttgatcattttgtttttgttgttatataTGCTAATGGCAAAATATTCTGATCAGGTTCTGGATCCCTGGCTGCCATGGCAGTGTTTGAAGCTGGTTGGAAACCAAACATGAGCGAGGAAGAAGGAAAAAAACTGGTCCGTGATGCAATTGCTGCCGGTATCTTCAATGATCTGGGATCAGGTTCCAATGTGGACTTGTGTGTCATTCGTGGCACTGGACCTGCTCAGTACCTCAGGACTTATGAGGAAGCCAATGTTAAggtaacaattaatttaaaatatttatagcagaaaaaatgaataataattacaataagtACAATAGAATAAGTTACATACTGTGGTTATTGTATATACTCCCATTAGCCACTATTGTAAGGATAGGGTTCAGTGTAAGAACACACAAGATATCAAATATGACAAAAAACATTTCTGTTTCAGGGTAGGAAGCAAGGCTCATACAGATATGCTCTGGGCACTACAGCTGTGCTGAAACAACGTGTCATTCCCCTGGAGGTGACGTCAGTGAACATCTGCTGTCCCCAACCCATGGAAGTGGAACCTTCACACAGTCGCCGTTAACTTCCATGAAATGTATAATTCCTTTCAGTTCTAAAATAAATGTATCATTTTTTCttacaatttgttttaattgaaacaacctccagtataaaataataatttaatgttatttaattatacaaatacttatggacggaatcacttcaggtatcattaaatatttataatctagTTATATAATAAGTTAAGTATTTGATCTTTCTCAGTTCTGGTACACAAAAAAGTTACTAATATCGATTACATTGATGAGATACGTGAGATAAACTTGTCTTCATTTACACTTACAAATATAAACCTACAAAGTAAGGCCATTATGATGGATGGCCACTAGATGGATTATTACGGAAGCATGCATCCTACCGAGTACCTCTACCATAATTTACTTATCTAAATCTTTTTAAAGATTCTTCTCCGTTCAGATTGTGCTCTGGATGCTTTCCCCATTATGCTGGAGTAGTTTTCCCTAGTATCTTCCCCTCTCTTACAATTTAGTTGCAAGGGTTACAGAAAAGATATTGACTCTGTCAGGGAACGTTACCGTAACACGTAACAGCCGTTTCACACTGGCCGATTTTTCGCTTAGttcatttgtaaataatttccaACTACCGATAGAAAAATGatctttaaagaaaatttaaccaaaaataataaatagcttaaTTTGTCAAGAATCTTAGCTTACCTGGTAAGATACTATGATGGTAAAGCTTAATGCTTCCTTAACAATAATTTGTGTGTAGCAGAATTTAACTTaaaaacttataataatatCTGTTAAACTGTTAATATACAAGAAAGTGACAAGATCTTTGAAATGgcagcttaaaaaaatataaaatgataatattcATCATCCTTTTTTATGGATTATGAAGTCCCAAGTATCCTTCCATCTGAGATTCAGAAGGTCATTTTCAGTCAAGTCAGTGTTGCCATAGTTGAGAACACTGAATTTTTTAAAGGTCAGTACAACATATGCCAACCATATTGCAATACATATAATGAATATGTTTGTAACTGCGCGAGTTTTTTCTTGTGACTGGAGAATATAATATATGTGGTCGATGACAAAAGAGAGAAGTAAAATTTTAAAGGTATAAGCAGGCAGATAATGATGAAGAAACAATGTACGATCCATGAAGAAATAAGGAAGGTAGTGGATCCAATATCCTAAAAAGAGAATAAAACCAGCATCATAAAACTTTTGCAATGCAAATGATGGTAGGTCCGTGCAGGCGCGACGCTGACGGATGGCGTACAGCGCGAGGAAGATGCTGTACAGCAGAACACAGATGGAGCCAGTGTACCACGTTATTAGATTTCCGATTAAATGAACTTGAGCCTGAAAGTAAACATACAAATGAATGAAGAAAAGTAACTTGCAAATTGTACATTTTGCTCGATTACTTAAAAACTTACGTTAGAATTAGGTGATAACCAATATGCGATAGACCTTACGAGTAATGGCCATTCGGAAGGGTCGCTGGCGAACATATGGCCATGAGGAGCATCAGGCGCATGTGCTATCATTTTGTATTGCAACTCCGCAAACTTTTCCCAAAATGTCAACTGCGTTACGGCAGTTGGTATCATTTCTGCACTAACAAGTTCCCGTTCCCTTTCTTTCCTGTCCtcagctaaaaataaataaaagaaaacaatcaatataaacatattattaGCTATACTTTTAAATACTGAAATACATATGTGAATCtgaggcgtcgtcctaattggcagcgatcgcacgatggcgcgatgcgtttttcatttcacgatctcactatctcacttgcgaggttcaaataggacactctgatgaaatctgtatgtttgttttttaactcatcgaacgacgagaacgcatcgtgtcatcgtacaatagctgtcaattaggacgacgtcttagatgaaaaacgcatcgcgccatcgcacgatcgctgccaattaggacgacgcctgaAGAGAATGCTATGAAGCACTTGAATCTGAAATCTAGAtaagagtacctacttacataaaagaaagtcgtatCGTATTAGTATGGCTTACTTTTTGTGAGCATTCGGCTACGGAAAGCAGTTATATCGGAACGCGGGGGCAACCGCGAAGGAATTCATAgataataaaaagtaggtagttTAGACAATATGGTTTTAACCGTCAACAACGGAAAGCATGCATAACTTGCTTACCCTTCGTATATCGATGTTCTTCAACATTCCATACTGTGTCTTGGTGCGTCAGGACTTTATCAGCGACTACTTCATGCTGGTGGAAGCCCCACGAAGGTAACTGGCGGCCACTAAAACGCAGCGCCGACCCAGAGTCAACATGCACCAATCTAACTAAAGAACGGATGCTATCCCAAGTGGCGTCTTCGCTGTCACGGTTCACAATATCGACTCGCCAAAGATTCTGTGCTGACATAGATACATTGTAGTCGATGTAGCAAGAAACTTCCTGAAAACAATATTGGATTTAGTATTAGAATAAATAAGCGCAGAATTAGAATATTTAGTACCTTTAATCTTGGAAAAACTCTTGTTATATAAACTCTGTCTCATTAAATGTTACAATTAACTTATTTTAGAGTGAAGGCAGTAAGTACCTGAGACTGAGGCGATACAGGTGCTGCCACATCATGCGAGTTCAACGCGCGGCTCGTGATGCCGTGGAGCAACTGCACAACATCTCCGTGTCGTATGGCGTCGGGCGGGCGCGACACCGACAGCGAGGCCTGGTCGGGCCGCTTCACTATCCACCAGTTGTTCACGTCCTTGAAACTGTAGCACGTCACCTGTTGCTGGTGCGAGGAGCCGCGCCCGTCCGTGTACCGCACCGGGTACACGTGCGCGTGCGAGTGCAGCCAGCACGTGCGCCCGTGAGTGTGCCTACGACCAAAATTATTATGATGAAATTAAATCCCATAATTCGTGCATCATTGAATTATTTTGCATCAAAAAGGCACACGGAGAAAAAAGGGTTTAGTGGCTAATAAACACGTCGTTACTGAATTGTGCCGTAAAGAGGGTACTGAAATATTTGGTTCTCACCTGAGAGTTATCTGAGAACCATGTGCCACATGTAATGGTTGCCCCCGGGTAATACTGGCAAGCCCACCTTGTAGCGAAGCTTGAAATGCGCTTGTCATGACACTGTCGTGTGGCCCAGCTTTTGGTAGCATCGCCAGGTGTGCATAGAATACACTCACATATAGTGCAAATGGTATAACGGTGAGGACAATCAGCCTCCATAGTGCTGACCACGTAAGGCGTAGTACCGATTGCGTACACCCAATGCGCTTCCAAATTTGCCTTCCGACAAGGAATACTGCTAGGAAGTAAGAATAAACCCCTGAATATTTCACTCTGCAACAAGAATgcattaaatcattatttagaTATGGTGCCTTCTTGTAAGACTTCTCATCCACCTCAAAGTTGGTAGGATATATGGCACAAGCCCATCTTTAACATAACATAATCaaacataacataaattataattagtttCTTCATGGTTTTCTGCAAAACGCAGATCCCAAGATCAGTCTTTTACTTCAAACACATACTACTTTCATGCAAACTTCCAACTACTTATCCTTGATATTTATAGATAGAATATTTCCGATCAAAATTATCGATCAAAAAATGTCTTCTATAAAAGAATTACTTTTGTTCCTAACCATGATCTAACCATGGGTCAACGGGTTACGGCGCCAGCCGGCGCCTAAGGGCTTTCTTTCATGTTTCATAAACATACAGGCGTATCGGGAAGACAAGGGTCTGTATCATATGTATAGGATCTGCATGAGCTTAAATTTGCTTTGCAGTTGATGCCTGTTTCGAAAATTCCGTTTTTGGAAcctgtatttttatttggttaAGATAGTGATTTTAACAATCCTACCAACCATAAGCTGGGTGTGAATCAAAATACCCATGGTTGTTAACATTAATTGGAAttgctaattt encodes:
- the LOC124645670 gene encoding dnaJ homolog shv isoform X1, with product MQSNTAYICLIYLTSALVLTLAGRDFYQILGVSRSATTNEIKKAYRKLAKALHPDKNQDDPDASQKFQDLGAAYEALSDPEKRELYDRCGEDCLKKDGMMNNNDPFASFFGDFGFHFGGEPQQHETPRGADIVMDITVTLEELYNGNFIEITRNKPVIKPASGTRKCNCRQEMVTRNLGPGRFQMMQQTVCDECPNVKLVNEERLLEIEVEVGAPDGHKSRLRGEGEPHMDGEPGDLIFVFSTERHPQYTRKGDDLYTNVTISLQDALTGFTMELVHLDGHKVTVSRDKVTWSGARVRKKGEGMPNFENNNLHGNLYITFDIDFPKQDFTDDEKEALRKILKQSPNNKIYNGL
- the LOC124645670 gene encoding dnaJ homolog shv isoform X2, which codes for MQSNTAYICLIYLTSALVLTLAGRDFYQILGVSRSATTNEIKKAYRKLAKALHPDKNQDDPDASQKFQDLGAAYEALSDPEKRELYDRCGEDCLKKDGMMNNNDPFASFFGDFGFHFGGEPQQHETPRGADIVMDITVTLEELYNGNFIEITRNKPVIKPASGTRKCNCRQEMVTRNLGPGRFQMMQQTVCDECPNVKLVNEERLLEIEVEVGAPDGHKSRLRGEGEPHMDGEPGDLIFVFSTERHPQYTRKGDDLYTNVTISLQDALTGFTMELVHLDGHKVTVSRDKVTWSGARVRKKGEGMPNFENNNLHGNLYITFDIDFPKQDFTDDEKEGIQNY
- the LOC124645671 gene encoding proteasome subunit beta type-7, giving the protein MASILVPEVPAPGFSFENCQRNAFLANKGFPAPTATKTGTTIVGIIFADGVILGADTRATENTVVSDKNCQKIHYLAGNMYCCGAGTAADTEMTTQTVASQLELQRLHTGRTVPVETAATLLKRMLFRYQGYIGAALVLGGVDRTGPHIYCIYPHGSVDKLPYATMGSGSLAAMAVFEAGWKPNMSEEEGKKLVRDAIAAGIFNDLGSGSNVDLCVIRGTGPAQYLRTYEEANVKGRKQGSYRYALGTTAVLKQRVIPLEVTSVNICCPQPMEVEPSHSRR
- the LOC124645666 gene encoding protein O-mannosyltransferase 1 isoform X1, with the translated sequence MDVSTDIKNRQNKKKIKEVSELARNSYFKDTVNNGTESRDDTPAAVDPEPIQKETLSAKTDQGPLGVYLRLEINLVFLGLLALALCTRLPNLDEPHYIVFDELHYGRYVSLYTKGIFFFDAHPPLGKQLLYLAGRAAGYDGNFTFDRIGTPYTDNVPVTALRLIPALAGSMLVAVTYQLMLEISFYHWTAVLAGLLVLFENCFLAQSRFMLLESIQILFGLYGILCAIKSTRRTGFASFVWLCIAALALGCCFSVKYSGVYSYFLAVFLVGRQIWKRIGCTQSVLRLTWSALWRLIVLTVIPFALYVSVFYAHLAMLPKAGPHDSVMTSAFQASLQGGLASITRGQPLHVAHGSQITLRHTHGRTCWLHSHAHVYPVRYTDGRGSSHQQQVTCYSFKDVNNWWIVKRPDQASLSVSRPPDAIRHGDVVQLLHGITSRALNSHDVAAPVSPQSQEVSCYIDYNVSMSAQNLWRVDIVNRDSEDATWDSIRSLVRLVHVDSGSALRFSGRQLPSWGFHQHEVVADKVLTHQDTVWNVEEHRYTKAEDRKERERELVSAEMIPTAVTQLTFWEKFAELQYKMIAHAPDAPHGHMFASDPSEWPLLVRSIAYWLSPNSNAQVHLIGNLITWYTGSICVLLYSIFLALYAIRQRRACTDLPSFALQKFYDAGFILFLGYWIHYLPYFFMDRTLFLHHYLPAYTFKILLLSFVIDHIYYILQSQEKTRAVTNIFIICIAIWLAYVVLTFKKFSVLNYGNTDLTENDLLNLRWKDTWDFIIHKKG
- the LOC124645666 gene encoding protein O-mannosyltransferase 1 isoform X2 is translated as MDVSTDIKNRQNKKKIKERDDTPAAVDPEPIQKETLSAKTDQGPLGVYLRLEINLVFLGLLALALCTRLPNLDEPHYIVFDELHYGRYVSLYTKGIFFFDAHPPLGKQLLYLAGRAAGYDGNFTFDRIGTPYTDNVPVTALRLIPALAGSMLVAVTYQLMLEISFYHWTAVLAGLLVLFENCFLAQSRFMLLESIQILFGLYGILCAIKSTRRTGFASFVWLCIAALALGCCFSVKYSGVYSYFLAVFLVGRQIWKRIGCTQSVLRLTWSALWRLIVLTVIPFALYVSVFYAHLAMLPKAGPHDSVMTSAFQASLQGGLASITRGQPLHVAHGSQITLRHTHGRTCWLHSHAHVYPVRYTDGRGSSHQQQVTCYSFKDVNNWWIVKRPDQASLSVSRPPDAIRHGDVVQLLHGITSRALNSHDVAAPVSPQSQEVSCYIDYNVSMSAQNLWRVDIVNRDSEDATWDSIRSLVRLVHVDSGSALRFSGRQLPSWGFHQHEVVADKVLTHQDTVWNVEEHRYTKAEDRKERERELVSAEMIPTAVTQLTFWEKFAELQYKMIAHAPDAPHGHMFASDPSEWPLLVRSIAYWLSPNSNAQVHLIGNLITWYTGSICVLLYSIFLALYAIRQRRACTDLPSFALQKFYDAGFILFLGYWIHYLPYFFMDRTLFLHHYLPAYTFKILLLSFVIDHIYYILQSQEKTRAVTNIFIICIAIWLAYVVLTFKKFSVLNYGNTDLTENDLLNLRWKDTWDFIIHKKG